From Punica granatum isolate Tunisia-2019 chromosome 1, ASM765513v2, whole genome shotgun sequence:
ACAATGGATGTGGGTGGCATAGTCTTAAAAATCAAACCGCGCCGCGCGCCGGCCGGTTGAACTGGTCGACTAGGAACCGGACACCCACCTGGCCTGATTCTTTAATACACACTCCATTTGCACACTGACACCGACTTAACCTTTGAGAACCGGCAATTTTCTTGTAAATGCATTGAACCCATTCAAACCGATGAGAAAATCAGTCAGTTCGAGTAAACACAAAAATATGAATTCAAGCtgacttttcttcttttcctgaCCCGAAGACCACCACATCTCGTCCCCTCCAGCTATCAATCGATGAAACCGTTAGAAACTGATGGAAActcttctctctccttttGCTCCTCATGATTCTCTTCTATTCTTTCTCATTCATCGTAACGATCCAAATATTTCCTGAAGTTGGAACAAAGCTGCCTCCATCAACTAGTAGTCCCCCAATCAAAGGACGATCTGAAGAAGCAAATCGAGCCTTCAATTAAAGAATTGGCAGCCGCCGCCGCCGCTTCACTTCGAAGAGATAGCCTATTTATGAGTTCTtgctttgtattttttttcttttcgtggGGAAGTGGAAGAAAAGCAGATTGACCTGCCTTCAAATTTCAGTGGCAGCTACATTACTCCATTCTCTCTATCAATCCTACCTTCTCCTCCCATTCATCCTTATCATCTTCACCAAGACCAGCAATGCCACTCTAGAGGATGAAGAACCCATTCAACAAACCAAAAACTCAgttttgtcaaaaaaaaataagggagGTAGAGCTCTTGGAGGCGTAGTAGAAATAGAAATACCGGAAAAGAGTTGGCTAGATTTCAAAAGTTTTACTAAAACGTCGCATTTCTCCGTCCAGTAGTTTTGAAATGCCGAGTTAGGATATTAGGTCTTCCTCTTCCTATTTTATGAGTTGGACTTCAATGCAATTTCTCATATTTTATACAATTATAGAGGCGGCttatatattacataaataatttaattatttttcctaaAGACCCGGTTCAATCCGTAAACTCCTATTGAACCTGCAAAACTGGGAATCCATCTCTTAATCGGTTCAATGTTTGGTccgattttaaaaattatggtGGGTGGTGTAAAAGGGATCGATCCTTCGCCCATAGCTTTTGGCAGTTTGGACTCGATAAAGAAGTCCTAACCTATCCCACTACTCCGTTCGGTTTGGTTTCGCTCGTCCATCCCATCCAAATTCCAAACGCCGACATAACTGCCGCGCCATGTGTCCTCCCACCCCCCAATGAAATTACTATTGTGCCACTCCCCCCCTTATTTTAAGCACCCTCAGGGAACCTCTCTAGGTTTGACGCTCTCAATGATCGAAGCGGCGGAGGTTTAGAGAACAGAGAAAACCAAATACGCCCACAAGTCTCACTCTCACTCTCAGTCTCTCTCCCACACACAGAGACAGAGGTAGGGTAGGGTTTCTCTCTCCCACTCTGTACTGGTGCGGGCGACCATGGCGTCTTCTTCGAGGACCAAATCCAGAGGCTACGGCGTCCCCGGTTTTCACGAAAACTCGCTGTCGATGGCCTCCGCGGCTTCCTCGTTCGCCTCATCGACTTCGAGCTTCTCCAGCCGATCGTCCACCTTCTTTGCACGCGCCACCTCTCCCTTGCGCGTCAGGGTGTACGGCCACTCCAATCAGTCCTCCCCGTCCGTTCGGTTCTCAGTCGATCGCCCCACCTCTCCCGGGCGCTCGATCTCCGTGATAAAGCAATGCGGCAGCGGCGGTGGCGGCAGGCCCGTGTCGAGCCAGAAGAAGACGTGTATGTGCTCGCCGACGACGCACCCGGGCTCGTTCAGGTGCTCGCTCCACAAGGGCGCTGGCCGGGCCGGCAACAGCCACTCGACAGCGTACAGTTCAAGCCGGAGCCTGAATTTTCGGAGATCGGCAATGACGAATTCTCTGGTGAGGATCTGCGGAGTGGAAGGCGATCTGGTGAAACGGGCACTGTCGGCGCTGATCAGGCCGTCGTCACATCAGCTGAGGCGCAGAGAGGATTTCCGGCCGAGGCCGAGCCGGTTGTCGGTCATGTCCAAAGCAGAAGATCTTTAAAACTGACCGCAGCCCCACGCCCGGTTTCGTGTTTGCGTGAGGGGGTTAAGTTcagttttgtttgtttgtttgtttttttccgTTTGGCTAGGCAGCTCTCGTGGTGAATCGGCGGGAGTTGTTTGAGTGAGTCGAGTCGGACTACTGAGTCAAAAGTCAAAAACTCGGGTATCGGGAAAAAAATTTTCGTCTCTTTGCTCAGTGGGGTTTGAAAAATCTTTAGCGGAAGCAAAGGAAGGTGCTTTCGGCTTAGGAACGACGTTATTATTAATGTAAATAGATTTTGACGAATTAATTCAAGAATTTGGGAGAATtactcctcctccttctttcgccatatatatatacatacccCTTTTTAGCAATTcgatttgattgattgatttgtCAATGAATAATAGTAGTGGTGATTGAGACCACAGAATGCATCGCTCCGATCTTTGAATTTGTTTCTTCTCCGGTTGTATATTCTCTTTGGTGGTTGTTTCTTCTCTGGTTGTATTCTCTTGGTTAATTTGTTGTTCTTGTTATATTACTTTTCCTAATTCGATTCgacattaaaattaatttaagttGGTTGATGGAAAACTGGAAGAGTAATGTAATTTGACTTTccagcaaaaataaaaaataaaaatgtaattttgaCTGTGAACCTGAACCTCCAAGTCCAGGCatgtgctatatatatatatatataatatatatcgtTCATTAGGCAATCTGCAAATTTTCCTGGTGTTGTAAATTACCAAAGACGGCCCCTTGTCCAGTTGTCCTGTTCTCAatcttataataatatatattgcctTGTTTGTCGATGAAATTGATGATCTAACAATTTTTTTGTgattaattactaattaacAATCCACGCTTGACCTAGTAATATCGGAGTTTCCATGGTTTGGGGTTCGACTATAAGAGAGTCAGTTCAAGGATTGCTTTGCTGGTCGAAGTTCTCCCGCAAATgactttcttaattaattagttggcTAATGTTTTCGGAGGTGGCCCATGTTGGAGCATTAATGCAATACGAGGCTGCTTGCAGCGGAGAAAGGAGATATGGCTCTTTTCCATATACTACTAGCTGTATGCGCATAACAtacatttgaattttgatCCGATTCGAAAATGGTATAAAGTTTTATTGGAACGTaatcatataatataaaagttcTTAGGAATGAAAATAAGGAAATTAGTGGCGTTGGGATGAATTATTGAGCGGTGACGATAATTAACTTGACACCGAGGAGATAGTTAAGTTAAGATCCTAATGAATGTGAGGGCCGGTCCATGGATGTCTGGGGACAGGAGACAAGTTCCAATAGCTGCTGTAGACTTGCATGACAAATACATGTGCTTTGTTATATTAGTCTGTCTATTTTAAGATTGctgatatttatttatattttttgctcTGCTCTTGATATttgtttataaaatttaacaCCAATCAGTGTGTAATGTATTTGAGCTTGTCCGGAACCGCAACATCCAATATAATCTTGTTTTAAACtcctaaaaaattataatgaatctcaaataatatctaataatgGAGCATGAAATCACACTTTAAGGGGAATTTGCTGATCTTTATATACAGGTACGGAACCAACAATTTTCTTCGGGAGGGGAAATGTGTTCATTGTCCTCAATAGCAAAATATTTTAGAGGGGCATGAATAATTTTAAGGGTAAAAagatttaatttcattaatttatatatatatattatgattattCAAAATCTCAGGGGGCAATTGCCtcccctatatatatatatatatatatacacacactaaATGGGCGGTAATGGTAGTTCCaacattaatatttttttaaaaataataataagataaGATGGGCAGTTTCAATATTAAGAATTTTCCTAAATAATAGTATAGTAAGTATGTGATCTATGGCAAGAATGTTAAAATTACTTATTTCGCTTTCGCATGCGGCTGCTTATGGACAGACATTATTTATTCTTATGTGTGTTCACATTTTATTTCTTGTAACAAACCATAAAATATGATGGCCGAAAAAGGGGTAAAAGATAAATTGAAAACAATGCAAGCTTTGGATTTGTCATTATGGGCCAACGTTTCTGAAAGGTTCGGCTTTCTTGTGCCTGCTTGTTCATTCTTTCAGCCCAGAACCTCTTTGATAAACATCTGTGTAGCATAAATACAGTCTCAGCCACATCTTCTAACTGCTTGTATCATTTAattcatgcatatatatactcGTTCGATCCatagacacaagatatgcgaGCTTTCTAGAGTCGTTTTTATTGCTTAATCAGTACCGGATATAGAATTAGTACATAAATAGTATGAAAATCTAAATGAAGTGGCAATTAAAACATGATACCACACATAAGAATCTGTGATGTGAATATTGACTTACCTGTATTGAACTTATGGAAAAGGCGAAGTTTAAATCGTGTCGAAGATATCATCAGTATCGTCTACAATGAAACCCTTCAAATAGCCCTCAATCTCCATTCACAAGCACCAATTTCAACTTACATGTAAAAAATCATAGAAATGATATAGTGTGAGTGTCGTCGTCTTTGAAACCCCCAAGTAATTCTCTCTACTCATTACCCCGCAATCACTCCTCAAAATAGTCAATATCGAAGAAGACATGCGACTCTTGCTCAAGCATGTGCTCGGTGTTTGGTAACTTGTTTCCGCGAGAAACTTCAGTAATAGCTAGAGAACCTCCCGATACTGTTAACTTGTTTTATCCGTGAACTACAAAATATGTGGTGCCACTTGAAATCAAAGGAAGAAAACAAATGTCATTTTTTCAATCTTAGAAGACATCAATTAGATTGAATTATGTCTCTCTTTTAGTTGCCTTAATACCTTTTCTATAGTAGTTTATTCAATGTCGATGGTTCCAATGCTTGCATTACAAGATCCCCTGGtagattttttattcattattgAACTTTATATAAGTTTCTCAAGCACATCCTCATTGCTAGAATCGGTGTTTGCACTGCATACAATAAACATTAAATAGTGATAAACCAAGAAAAGTTACAACCTTTAACATACATACTTCAATCTTGGAAAAGATAAAGTCGTTACACTCTATGAAACTATACAAGTGCCACCGAATTTTGATGCACTTATTTTTCCACACGCACTTCTCAAATTATGCCATGTCAGTTTATATTAAGTTGGTGTAATTATAGCAAAATTTCACTTTATTTCAAAATGTCAACATGTTACCAAAATGCATATGACAATCTTTTTATCAAAAAGTATCAAAGTATTGTCATCGTCTTTTTgcgtgcttttttttttttttcatttttctccttATTCTTCTAACAATAAGCACTCAAGCGACTCTTCACTAATCAATCTTTGACTCTTTGCAAAAGTATGTTACCAGTTGAAACCAAAAGCATGTAAAATATTAACATTAGATTTTTCTCATGTAGTGTATATACACTAAATGTGTCATTCTTCAGTTTGATAAGCAAGCGGAAATGGTTACATCCAAATAGATTTCACAGTATATAAAGGATAGGGGTGTTGATTGTGCGCTTAACTTATTACTGCAAAACTCCCGTATATACAAAACTCAAAGTACTTTAAGTTTATCGATCTTGCAAACCTATGAACTAGTTTCAAAGGATTACACCCTCATATAATGGTCAAATTGCTAAGTTACGACCCGATCCTTTGATGATTTTCGACCAACAGCGACCGAACTGAGAGATGGCAATTGGCATCAAGCACGATATGAACTTGAGTCCAGCCCATTCGTGATCTCAAGGCTAATAAGCATTTGATACAAACTCGTACGTTGGACCCAGCCCATCACAAAGCAGCAATCATAGAAAAGTTTTCCAGATTGTTTTATGGCCTTTGGCTCCATCAGGCAGCCCTTTAATGAATCGATGTTCTTCCACTTTACCCTAAAAtaaagcaaaaagaaaagagagagaaggttCCCTTGGTTACGATATTCAATAGATGGGTGACATATAATTTTATCTACCTCATCATCTTTTAATATGATTTCTTTTGTTGCACTCGTGGTTTACATATGCCTGTCGAATAACATGAGGCATTTTCCTTATTAAATGACAAGAAAAACAACGATCTTTCTTTATTATAAGATCAAACTCGGTTGAGATTTGAACCACTCGATTTAGCTATATTGTGTGCAAACGGTTAATGAAGACTGGTTTTTTGGGACAATAAAAATAGCTCATACGTCtgtattttctatatattacgCTATGCGGGTGTGGGGGTGTATAAatgtatgcatgtatatacTGCTGAAAGAGAAATGTGTTGCATGGTTTCATCACATTCCTCGTGTTTGAATTGAACTTTGAAGGttctcctttcctttttttacttttttttcttgttgaaAGGCACAAAGGGTAGAGGACTAACCCAGAACAAGAAGCTGCAGGAAGGACTGACCGAGCCAAAGCCCAAAAGATATTTGATGTATAATAATTTGGCTGGTTTATCGTGGGGATGCCCAAAATACATTATTATCATAACTGAAATGAAAATGACAACAATTTTTTTCCCGGCTCCTCTTTCCTGCCAGGTATAAAATGGGACTAACAACAAGAGTATATATTTAATCATATGGTCCATATAAAAATTCATAGATTTTTTAGAGGAAAAAAACGATTTATGGACTGACTTTAGCGCGcgcgcatatatatatcattgtaATATGATTGGTTTGAGAATGATTTCTCAAGAATTACATTGTGATCTCTCgaaaactatatatttttgtgGGAGGAAAGGATATCCCGCGAATGAGTATATCAATAATCATCAATAATTAACTCCAAGATATCTTAATTAAGATCTGGGttacagtatatatatatatatatatatatatatatatatatatatagtattcaTACACAGATAGTGTCTCAACTAAGGAACAATTGGAATACACAACAATTCCAGGTCCTATATAACGTATGCACGCAATAAGTTAAGCAAAAACATACAACCCCAATCCCCGCCTTATCTTCAGAGCCAAAACATGTGCTTGACGCTAAAGTTTGTCCGCCAAATGACCCCACTCCACCATAAGCATATATCTTCAGgataaaagtaaagaaaaaaaaaagaaagaaaagattttGGAAATTATATTCTAATTTAAGGCACTCCAGAAAATTATGATTCGTCATCATTAATTGGATTTACCGGTGGACTTAGTGCCAATTATAAAATCCACTATCTCCATAATTACATGATTAAGTTAAATATATACCCTTCAGAGGAATTATAATGATGACCCGACGACGTACGACTCAGCAAAACAGTGGTATCGAACAATTATCTCCAAAGATAACTCggtgaaattaattttcaaaacgTAATTAATGGGGACAGCGAGTTGAAAATATGATCTAATACTTTTTTAAGTAACATCtaactataataataattttagtgaAGTATTGCCaagattaaattaatcaaGTGGGTTTGAGATCTTGGAACAAAGTATCCCACCTGATCTCTTCAACACCAGCTGACCAATACCCTTGATCTTCCAAGTCCTTCTTCTTCGTCCCACTTAACGGACACACCACCGGACTTTCACAGAAGCTATTATCCCTCGCGGGAGTATGGCTCCCGTTGGTCAGCAACAACCGCCCCATCACCGTCGTCCCTTGCTCTGTACTGCTCCTAGTATTAGTTGCGGCCGCAGCCGCAGCCTTCTTGTTCCGCTTCAACACAGTACCGTGATACCCACTGGTCGCCCTACTATAGTTATCCTTATGTACAAGTACTAAAGCCGATGAGGGTGGCGATGATGAGTCGTCCTCATTGTGGACCCAGCTCTTGATGTACTTCTCGACCCGTCTCTTTGTGCTCCTGATGGCGAGTAGGAGCCGGGGGAGTAGCACGTCTGGCCGGTGGGCCCACCTGCCATTTGGGTGGCGGCGCCGGTGCTTACGAGCAAGCTTGAGGATCTCAAGGCGGTGTTTGGCGATGGAGACGCCCATGCTCTGGAGGAACTCGTGGTCGAAGTAGGAGAGATCATCCTCCTCGAGTTCGTTGTGGGTGAAGGCTAAACCATACTCGTAGACTAGTGCCGGGTTGAGCCCGGTCTTTGAGAGCCATGTGTACCAATCCATCGATTATGTGCTAGTACTATAAACTGGTGATGAGATCATATGAATATATAGTTCCAGTGAGAGAGATGAATGCAACTGTGGAGGTTTGTCATCGATAGCTCTAGTGTATATATAAGGAATAAAAGGGTTGTATAATTGTATATTATCCCAAAGgatacaaaagaaaagaaagaaaaagagaaagaggtgTGAATTAATCATTAACATGACCGGCTTTcattttttcagtttttcttttcataatataattttagcGATGATACAACTACTTAATTTGTCTGCTTACAAGCCGGTGACAAAGCATGACCAGGAAAATTAATTGACTATATTAGAATCCGGTCTGATTAATTATGCCGGCaggaagaaattcaaaaaagaaatcttaAAAACCTTCCCGGGACCTGTCGGGAATTCATTAGATAATATGATATgaccatattatatataaccaGAAGGTCGTTTTCCTGCTGGGGAGCAGGCAGCTAATAATATTGGTGATAACACTTTAAATTTTGTCCTTTTTAATTGCTGTCCTCCCTAAAATTAGTTTCACATATACACATTATTCTAGGGGGTCTGATGTACGAGAAATTTTTAGCAGTAACCGTCGCCGCTCCCTGAGTTAATGGCGATTAGTTATTAACAAatgaattttcatatatatatatatattaattagtaaaTAAAGTAGGATCAAAAGAATGAAGAAACTAAAGTGTTTTTGAAGATTTTGGGCGGTGAATTCGGGGGAAGTTTTCCGTTTAGTTTATCACCTTTTCCGCCGCtttacttttcttctttttctgctAGAGAAGATTTTACACGTATTGTTGGTTGGAACTTTGAGACCGactatatatagtatataacTGAATTGTGGCCACGAATACGGAGGAGTCAGGTCATGAGTTATGACACTCTTGACTCTTcattcatacatatatatatatatatgtatggttaaGAATGCAATTCCCTTCAAGCACAGCGATACAGGAAAATGTTGAGAGGAGAGTATATATCTCAAGGACCGATATAAAGTTGAAGGACCTGAGGACTCGTACATGTCACATTAAATTTGATGAGCATCTCATCTATTACACGTTGATTTTTGGCAAAAGAATGTGAAAGGGGGCGTGTAAGCTAATATTGTCAATTAATGTTTGATGAgaactttttgctttttcCCCGGTTATATGATGGGAACTTCATTGGATGTTTTAGTGATAGACAACTATAGAATGGGCAAATTGACCTTGATAATGAGCGTGGAAATGAATCTAAACATGTGTCTTCTTTCCCGATGAAACGAAAATAATGTCAAAATGTACAGTTCCTTTAATGGGTCATTAGAATCTAATACTCTTTTTGAACGGTTCAGTAATTTTGACAATCGATGTAGGGATACTGGTGGATGCATGTgattagatatatattaattttgttagATATGAacaatgcgtttgttttcggagttaaagtcacgaatttgtgattgtgattgtgattgtagaagaagacaaaaatatatggggcccaccagtttgacttttgaaatataaaatgaatggaaggtagagataattaattataatgggattgtattttaataatatatggggcccaccaatttgacttttgaaatgtgtgttttgttgtgtagtgttttgagttaaagttaaagttaaaatcttaaatcacgactttgaaaacaaacggagcaGAATGGTTTTTTGACTGGAGAGAAAAgatataatattattcaatCAGATTTGTTACACACTATATCTATGTATCACCATAACTAATTAATTGTGCTTTTCATAAAAGCATTATAagttttttatatatatagtgttcCGTTCGCATCTAATTGGATCGATCTCAAAAACTATATACATATTGATGTTGCAGCTTGAAActgtatataaatatttctggaatataaagaaaaaaactcgGTGCAGTGCTTAATTAAACATTTAACAGGGTCGCAAGAGCTTAGATGTGTCTGTCGATAagtttatgtatatatttggaaataaataattgaaattttatcaCATATTTGCATTATATATCGCCAATCTTTATCTTTAATCATACTAAAACTGTTCCTTTTTACCCATTctaaccttttattttcttctttttaaaatttagccACAAATTctgattatttttctttttttgtcctttcttttgatttctctTCTTACATACTtcaaaaaattccaaaaattaaCATGTCGTAACTGTATTACCTAAAACATGTCACATCCTACAAAAGTAGAGTATGATTTTTTGGTATGAACTTCAGTATTTAAAAATCCAATTGGACTCTAATTGATTCAAACAAGTCAGATTGACCTACTAAGAGGTAAAGCTCTCTCTGCctggattttctctattcaccgTGACTAGAGTATCATTTTGATACACATGcgcatttttttctcaaaacaATACCACAAATAATTTTTGTCTCCATAAATTTGTGAGAGATAACGATGAAAATAGGTGCTATTAAAGTATATTTCTCCATTATGATGTCTCTGATTTTAACCGATCCCTCAATTCTTTAgtctaactttttttttttggtttaagcAAAAAACTATTATGATTAATTCATtatctctctatatatataataacatcaTGACTCATAAGTGATGAATTTATAAAATCTCAACTAATTAatctcaaaaaattaatatataaaatataataaaattagttaatttctttttatagtAAGTATAAAATAAGTTAActtcattaaatttatttataaattcaagtatccatatatattttaaataatactGCCAAACTAAATTTTGTTCGTAGATTGCATTTGGTACTTTATTTGGCAATATAGGTGTTTAGCGAGAAAATTATAGTATAGTATTGTAATTTAAGAAGTAAtgacataaatatatacattacatTATACCtgatataaacatataaatattataatgtgACTGTAAGAATCTTGATATTGTAATAGCACTATTATAAggttaaaagaaatataagtACATAATTTCCTATAATCTcttcttttcccttcttttagcttgatttgtttatttaattcttctaattttctgttttatccatttaaacatgcaaatataatataaaacataactaattaataaaaCCATTTAGATAGATTATTAACCAcctaatatttaaaatatatatattttatctttcttaTTATACATTAATATCTGTACATCTTAATCTCAAGGAACCATATGACTTTGTGAACCTGTTTGCTTTAtgataattttctattttatttttataacttACTGCAATCTTTTAACtttttgcatttttcattCTAATTTTGCACTTTTTATTCAAACAcattcatcatttttttctctctttcaaataaaaactatgtaatcattatttttaaaatttcatttaatattttttattttcgtgcTTATcttataatatcattttttaaa
This genomic window contains:
- the LOC116194663 gene encoding uncharacterized protein LOC116194663; this encodes MASSSRTKSRGYGVPGFHENSLSMASAASSFASSTSSFSSRSSTFFARATSPLRVRVYGHSNQSSPSVRFSVDRPTSPGRSISVIKQCGSGGGGRPVSSQKKTCMCSPTTHPGSFRCSLHKGAGRAGNSHSTAYSSSRSLNFRRSAMTNSLVRICGVEGDLVKRALSALIRPSSHQLRRREDFRPRPSRLSVMSKAEDL
- the LOC116194177 gene encoding uncharacterized protein LOC116194177 isoform X1 codes for the protein MDWYTWLSKTGLNPALVYEYGLAFTHNELEEDDLSYFDHEFLQSMGVSIAKHRLEILKLARKHRRRHPNGRWAHRPDVLLPRLLLAIRSTKRRVEKYIKSWVHNEDDSSSPPSSALVLVHKDNYSRATSGYHGTVLKRNKKAAAAAATNTRSSTEQGTTVMGRLLLTNGSHTPARDNSFCESPVVCPLSGTKKKDLEDQGYWSAGVEEIRVKWKNIDSLKGCLMEPKAIKQSGKLFYDCCFVMGWVQRTSLYQMLISLEITNGLDSSSYRA
- the LOC116194177 gene encoding uncharacterized protein LOC116194177 isoform X2, producing MDWYTWLSKTGLNPALVYEYGLAFTHNELEEDDLSYFDHEFLQSMGVSIAKHRLEILKLARKHRRRHPNGRWAHRPDVLLPRLLLAIRSTKRRVEKYIKSWVHNEDDSSSPPSSALVLVHKDNYSRATSGYHGTVLKRNKKAAAAAATNTRSSTEQGTTVMGRLLLTNGSHTPARDNSFCESPVVCPLSGTKKKDLEDQGYWSAGVEEIRYMLMVEWGHLADKL